Proteins encoded by one window of Pelmatolapia mariae isolate MD_Pm_ZW linkage group LG14, Pm_UMD_F_2, whole genome shotgun sequence:
- the mecom gene encoding histone-lysine N-methyltransferase MECOM isoform X6, translating into MKAEEYSCDTMAPDIHEERQYRCEDCDQHFESRNQLLDHQKKPCGMPPSSFLNPGGDNDLKAQEPQDLRPLHMSQGLHECKECDQVFPDVQSLEAHSLSHSEEREYKCDQCPKAFNWKSNLIRHQMSHDSGKHYECENCSKQVFTDPSNLQRHIRSQHVGARAHACSECGKTFATSSGLKQHKHIHSSVKPFMCKSLRPYLCEVCHKSYTQFSNLCRHKRMHADCRTQIKCKDCGQMFSTTSSLNKHRRFCEGKNHFTAGGLFAQGMPLPGAPGLDKSALAMGHSSAGLADYFGASRHHSGLTFPAAPAFPFSFPGLFPSGLYHRPPLIPATTSPVRQPAHAPVAGPGAELSKSPLLPPSPGAQESQELLKALRKDGGSPGSQMPVSDSQGSSYTKQKNKQSDQSESSDLDDVSTPSGSDLESTSGSELESDMDSERERGAARENGKGPKRKASEGGPQSPSLMGSSAAKDFPGPSLIPSPLDEHTAVTGAVNDSIKAIASIAEKYFGSTGLAGLQDKKVGSLPYPSMFPLPFFPAFSPPVYPFPDRDLRTAGLKGEPQSPADDCKKAQGKSSSESPFDLTTKRKEEKLASFASSKPEMAQSMGQDQPLDLSLGARGRGRNPREEETKKNPNYEEEKGVVEIPKADTSLQHARPTPFFMDPIYSRVEKRRMSDPFETLKDKYMRPAPGFLFHPQFHLPDQRTWMTAIENMAEKLETFGSLKPEPGDLLRSVPSMFDFRAPPSALPDTLLRKGKERYTCRYCGKIFPRSANLTRHLRTHTGEQPYRCKYCDRSFSISSNLQRHIRNIHNKEKPFKCHLCDRCFGQQTNLDRHLKKHENGNLSGTAMSSPQSELDSSSAILDDKEDSYFNEIRNFISNTSQNQTSPDPSEEGLNGGPFEEEKPLMASHRSRDLEDEEAEELGADEEEGEEPSNTPEKSESKVLQSDLGDPIIQDEMDLSEPNDLNLSCKTSPRRYKDEEEQSSYSALDHIHRFTEMRKLDESELSDGDGDEEDGSFGSPSLTDAVKQPLFRKSKSQAYAMMLSLAEKDTLHPATHTPATMWHSLARAAAESSAIQSLSHV; encoded by the exons ATGAAGGCTGAAGAGTATTCATGTGATACGATGGCTCCTGATATTCATG AGGAGAGGCAGTACCGCTGTGAGGATTGTGACCAGCACTTTGAGTCCCGCAACCAGCTGCTGGACCACCAGAAGAAGCCGTGTGGGAtgcccccctcctccttcctgAACCCAG GAGGCGACAATGACCTGAAAGCCCAAGAACCTCAAGACTTGCGACCCCTCCACATGTCCCAAGGACTACACGAATGTAAAGAGTGTGACCAGGTCTTCCCTGATGTCCAGAG cCTGGAGGCCCACAGCTTGTCCCACAGTGAGGAGAGAGAATATAAGTGTGACCAGTGTCCCAAGGCCTTCAACTGGAAATCGAACCTGATCCGACATCAGATGTCGCATGACAGTGGCAAGCACTACGAATGTGAAAACTGCTCAAAG CAGGTGTTCACAGACCCCAGTAACCTCCAAAGGCACATTCGCTCGCAGCACGTCGGGGCGCGTGCTCATGCCTGTTCTGAGTGTGGCAAGACGTTTGCAACGTCTTCAGGCCTCAAACAGCATAAGCACATCCACAGCAGTGTCAAGCCCTTCATGTGTAAGTCACTAAGACCCTACCTAT GTGAAGTCTGCCACAAGTCCTACACCCAGTTCTCTAACCTTTGCCGCCACAAACGCATGCACGCTGACTGCCGCACACAGATCAAATGTAAGGACTGTGGGCAAATGTTCAGCACCACCTCTTCCCTCAACAAGCACCGGCGCTTCTGTGAAGGGAAGAACCACTTCACAGCAGGAGGGCTGTTTGCCCAGGGTATGCCACTCCCTGGGGCCCCCGGCTTGGACAAATCAGCTCTTGCAATGGGTCACAGCAGTGCAGGACTTGCTGATTATTTTGGGGCAAGTCGACATCACAGCGGGCTTACGTtccctgctgccccagcatttCCTTTCAGCTTCCCTGGCCTGTTCCCCTCTGGACTTTATCACCGGCCGCCGCTCATTCCTGCCACAACTTCTCCTGTCAGACAGCCAGCCCATGCACCTGTTGCTGGACCTGGAGCAGAGCTGAGCAAGAGTCCTTTGCTGCCTCCAAGCCCTGGTGCTCAGGAGTCTCAAGAACTTCTCAAAGCTCTCCGCAAAGACGGCGGTTCACCTGGAAGTCAAATGCCAGTGTCAGACAGCCAGGGCTCATCCTATACCAAGCAAAAGAACAAGCAGAGTGACCAGTCTGAAAGCAGCGACCTGGATGATGTCAGCACACCCAGTGGAAGTGATCTAGAGAGCACGTCAGGCTCCGAGCTCGAAAGCGACATGGACAGTGAGAGGGAGAGGGGGGCTGCTCGAGAAAACGGAAAAGGTCCAAAGAGGAAGGCCAGTGAAGGAGGTCCTCAAAGCCCCAGCCTGATGGGCAGCAGCGCTGCTAAAGACTTTCCAGGCCCTTCCCTCATCCCGTCCCCGCTGGACGAACACACAGCTGTAACAGGAGCTGTGAATGACTCTATTAAGGCCATTGCCTCAATTGCCGAGAAGTATTTTGGCTCCACAGGGCTAGCTGGCCTGCAGGACAAGAAGGTTGGGTCTCTTCCCTATCCTTCTATGTTTCCACTGCCTTTCTTCCCAGCGTTCTCTCCTCCGGTTTACCCCTTCCCAGACAGGGACCTCAGAACTGCAGGCCTGAAGGGGGAGCCACAATCACCTGCAGATGACTGCAAGAAGGCCCAAGGGAAGTCTTCATCCGAGTCCCCATTTGACCTCACCACCAAGCGAAAGGAGGAAAAGTTAGCATCTTTTGCGTCTTCCAAACCAGAAATGGCCCAATCTATGGGTCAGGATCAGCCACTAGATTTGAGCCTTGGGGCCAGGGGCCGTGGGCGTAATCCAAGAGAGGAGGAGACAAAAAAGAATCCAAATTatgaagaggagaaaggagtGGTGGAGATCCCAAAAGCAGACACTTCCTTACAACATGCTAGGCCCACCCCTTTCTTCATGGACCCCATCTATAG CAGGGTTGAGAAGAGGAGAATGAGCGATCCGTTTGAGACTCTGAAAGACAAGTACATGCGACCCGCTCCGGGCTTCCTTTTCCATCCACAG TTTCATTTGCCAGATCAGAGAACTTGG ATGACTGCAATCGAGAACATGGCAGAGAAGCTGGAAACGTTTGGCTCCTTGAAGCCAGAGCCTGGTGACCTGCTGCGCTCAGTTCCCTCCATGTTTGACTTCAGAGCTCCGCCCTCGGCGCTTCCCGACACGCTACTGCGCAAGGGAAAGGAGCGCTACACATGCAG ATACTGTGGAAAAATATTCCCTCGCTCTGCCAACCTGACACGCCACCTGAGGACTCACACAGGAGAGCAACCGTATAG GTGTAAGTACTGTGACCGCTCCTTCAGCATCTCCTCCAACCTACAGCGTCACATTCGCAACATCCACAACAAGGAGAAGCCGTTTAAGTGCCACCTGTGCGACCGCTGCTTCGGTCAGCAGACCAACCTGGATCGCCACCTCAAAAAACACGAGAACGGCAATCTGTCAG GAACTGCAATGTCGTCCCCACAGTCTGAACTGGACAGCAGCAGCGCCATACTGGATGACAAAGAGGACTCTTATTTCAACGAAATAAGAAATTTTATCAGCAACACAAGCCAAAACCAGACATCACCGGACCCCTCAGAGGAAGG GCTAAATGGCGGTCCATTTGAAGAAGAAAAGCCACTGATGGCCAGCCATAGGTCACGTGACCTGGAAGATGAGGAAGCGGAAGAGTTAGGTGCGGATGAAGAAGAAGGGGAGGAGCCTAGCAACACCCCTGAAAAATCGGAAAGCAAGGTGCTCCAAAGCGACCTCGGTGATCCCATCATACAAGACGAAATGGACTTGAGTGAGCCAAATGACTTGAATCTCAGCTGTAAAACTTCTCCAAGGAG GTATAAAGACGAggaggagcagagcagctactcaGCCTTGGATCACATCCATCGCTTTACTGAAATGCGCAAGCTGGACGAGAGCGAACTGAGTGACGGAGATGGGGATGAGGAGGACGGCTCATTTGGTTCCCCATCTCTGACTGATGCAGTCAAACAGCCGCTCTTTAGGAAATCAAAGTCTCAG GCTTATGCCATGATGCTGTCCCTGGCTGA